From Fusarium oxysporum f. sp. lycopersici 4287 chromosome 10, whole genome shotgun sequence:
CAACTTCTCCGATACGAGGCCATGTGTTAGTAATGATAGCGCTCAAGGTTTGCGTCGCCGCTATCAGGGTCGGAGGATATGAGACTGCAAAGGGGTCTGTCATGACTAATGACACCATTGAGAGAAGAGGCTGGCGCAGATGTGTTAAGGAAAACTCGAGGCGTTTTTCGGTAGTAGGTGGTTACTCACAGTTAAATGTTTGATTGTATAGATACCCAGACTATTGATTACTGCTGTTGCCTTCTGCAACAGAACTTGGACAATGCGAGTGTGCTGAGAAGCATGGAAATAGCCTGCGAATACTCCATCTCTGAGGATCTTGTCAAATAGTCGGCGACGCTCAATGCTGTTGGTATCCCCGGTGGACTGGGCCAGCTTGATAAGCACATCGTAAGCCGGTATGAGTATGGTCGTAGACTCATCCTCTGGTGTGACGCTGGGGAGATAGAGCAGGAGCGGGAACGTGACGCCTGCAAATACATGGCCTATGCCTGTATTTTGCAATACTTGAGCTGGACATTTGCCCATGAATTCCCTCGTGGTCCTTAAACCTctggccttggtcttggtagACTCGTTCTCCACCAGCGCCAACAGGACTGGCAAGAAAAGCGGCCAGTGCTGTTGAATGAGTGACGCCTACCAGCGAGTGTCAGCGCAACTAATCGCATTTCCACCGGCAAGACCTTACCGTAGACATGTTTACTGTCCATTGTATTGTAGCCTCTGCCCACGGGGCCTGAGTTCTCCATGGCTGCACTTCAATCACAGGTCGGGACCGATCGTCAATCATGGCATACTGGGAGGGTCGTCCTGAAGCCGTGATTCGCGAGGACGATTTCATAAACAATGGCTTCAAATATTTCTGAAGGACCGTGTTGGTGATAAACTCGGTCAGACTTTCACACTCAAGTTGTTCAGCCAAAAGTTtcgaggctgctgctgctgcttgcGCAGTTGTCCATGGATCCTGAGGATCAGTAACAGCTGTGAGCTTCACGAGGGTAGTCTGGTCCAGAACAATGTGATATTTCGAGCACAAGACATTGAGACTGGCAACAGCTGCTTCTATGAGGAGTTCCGAATGTTCTTTGTGATGTTAGTCAACCCACAGAAGTAATAGATTTATGCGCGCTGATGTACCTTCAACACTCCTCAATGCCAATGCCTTCTCACTGACGGCTGCCGTAAGCCTCGATAATTGGCTTTGGTCCAAGTTGTCCTCCGAAGACGAGGCATGGTTAATTACACTGAGAACAGATTGGCGAAGGTCCTGGAGGCAGCGACTGTTAGCTCGGCGCCGTTTATCTGAGCCAGATAGCGTCACAGGCGTATAGGAAAACGCACTGCATCATTGGATTCAACCAAGGAAGATATTAAACCTTCAGTTTCTGCACGAAAATGCTCTGGTTTACCTGAAAGAATGGATACTAGTCAATTCGATGCTGTGAAGCTTACGTTGAGCTAAGTTCATACCCGAGACTTCATGCAACAATGCTGTGTTTGAAGGACCAAGGAGCCCTTTTAACGCACAAAGTATGGTATCAGAGTCAGCGACTGACATCTTATCGTTGATTGAATGTTGGTGAGTaagaagaatgaagagcGAACGATCAGATCTTGAGATAGGATGCCTCAGGTAGGTTGGCTAGGTAGGTTAATTGGATCCACATACGGTGTCGAAACACAATTAGTCGCACTGTATAGGAACTGACTGTCTGCTCATCATGATCAACCAACTTTGTCAGCTTCAGTATACAATTTGTCAAGTTCTTTATCATTATACTCATTCGTCTTAACTATAAGAGGGGCGGTTTAGTTGCCCTACATATCCATTGCGTCCATACAGGTCGTGCATCCATCATGATAGTCAAGTCATGGCAGCTTAGCCTAGACCAATACTTCACACACCTAAGTTGCACCGGTGCATATGCAGAGCCGCCGACTTGGGACGAATACTAGCTCCTTACTCACGGTATCCCCAACTCTTCTCTCCGCCGCTGTACTTCTTCTATCGCACCCGTTGGGTCTGTTTCGCCAGGGTTGCGAAGTTGCCATGCAACACAGACATCTAGAGCCGGACCTGTCCATTTCCCCGGTTTGATACCACCAAGTGCTTTGGCAAGTTTTCCGCCATCAAGGAGCTTTTCAAGTGTCGTAACTTCATAGGCATCTAACTTGGCGAGGTGGTCGAGGAAACTCTTCCAACCTGCTAAGAAATTACTTTGTTCTAGAAACAAGTTACTCAGATGTTCATAGGGAAGGAAAATGGCATCACCCTTACCTGCTGACTTTTCTTGGCGCCATTCCGTGAGGGTTTCCAGGGCCTCGACGAGCAGTGCATTCAAAACCTGCAGTCTCCAGGTACCGGCGGGCGTGTCCCACTTCCTGATTGCCATGCCGAAACGATCTCGTTCTTGGATGTACGACTCTCCATTGCAGACGGCATGTTTCAACTCCAAAATCTCGTCACGATTGCGATGCGAAGCAGCAACAATACTTGACAATCGATTTGGGGCCTTGAAGCCTTCGCGCGAGACAATGGCCACAAGAGGGAGAGCGTTTGCTTTCCTGCGAGGATTCGGAGGCTCTTCAACCGTCATCCATGGAGAGAGCGCGGCAAGGTTCCAAGCGGAGTAGGTGGCATCCATAGATGTAATGAGTCGGCCAGCAATAGAAGTCGAGTCTCGatcgttgagaagctcatcaagacAAGTATAAGCAACAGCCCACCGCGATATGTCGGGAACTGGGAGGTTCTCCTGAGTTGGGTCGGTAAAGATTGCATGGAAGAGTTGTAGTTCATGGATGAGTTGAAGCGCTTCAAAAGGGTGATCTCCTACCTAGAAGTTAGTACATACCcttcagatcagatcagatcagatcaaaTCAGATCAAGATGTTGCAACAACCTTTGAGCATTTTCTCCAACTCTACGCCGACTCGCTCTCGACTGATCTTGGCACGCAATGCCTCAAGGACCTTTGGGTCTGCCATGAATTTGCGCGTGTTGGCGTCAATTATGAATTGGAGCCGGCTGGAGAAACGAACAAGTCTCAAAACCCTCAGAGGGTCGTCCATGAAGGTCTGGAAGGGCTCCAAAGGGGTTCTGATTATTTTTGCTTCCATATCTGCAAGTCCCCCCGTAAAATCTTCAACACGATCGTCATGTAAGTTGTAGAAGAGTGCGTTGACGGTGGCATCGCGGCGGCGAGCGTCCTCTTCGGCCGTACCGAATTCCATTTGAGGGTTTCGACTGTCCTCAGTATAGGTTTCCTTTCTGAGGTTGACGAAATCGAGATCCAGACCAAACATCTTGACCATGGCCGTTTCCAGATGCTTGGACTTCTCAGGGTTGCGCGCAACGTTGTGGAGGCTTCCGATATCTGCAGGGCCGATGCTGTGCTTGGACATGGCCTCTGGTCGTTCACAGTAATCGCACATAGCTTGAGCAAAGGGGACCCCAgtcatggcgttgatggccACGTCGATGTCATGGCTCTGGATATTGAGTAGCTTGTCGCGTACCCAGCCACCGGCCCAACGAAGAACAATAGGCTCTGGAGCTTTTCCGGACTCGTCTATGTCTTTGgcaacatcaagaagcagatggcgaagctgctgctccttGCTGGTGAGTTGAATGGTGGTGGTTACCATGTTGGACTTGGGAACCTTGGCAGGCGGTCCAGGAACTTTGACTTTGGGAGAGGGCGCTATTGGGGTCGTGACCGAGTTGGAAGTCAACGAATAGTATTCCTTGAGAAATGAGTCAAGATTTCTCTTCATCGCAAGACGCAGAGAGCGTTTGAGCATTTAGGTGGGGCCGCTGCACAAATTACAATGAAAGATGAGGCTGAAAACAACTCTCGCCTTATTTCCTTGACAATTTCGAAAGACAAGAATGAATGTATGTGTCAGACCGAAAAAAATGGTGCTGCCTCATAAACACATGCCTAAGGCATATCTAAGACTGAGGATGTTCGAGATGGGGCGTCTGGGTGATTTTGCCTTCAGAATGAAGCTTCGAGGTAGGCAGGTACACAGTCTCAGTCAGAATATATGAATGACTAACGCCCGAGGTGCTGGTCCACAAAAAAGGTTGCCAACTAAAACAATTTATACATATACCAACTCCCATAAATACGCTGCAATAGAGTCTCCTTTCAAACCATAGCTATCAATCAGTCTATATCGGGCCTTTAGGATATGCTTGCAAGATCAACGCGAGAATTTGTATTACAACTGTTTGATACTGGTGGATGAATTCTAGTTCAAGCGTTTATGCCCCCTGTTTATCTCAAGCAAACATCTGTCAATCTAGCTCTTGGAGCCGATGATAGAGGCGTTCTATTTGTCATTTTGTACAAAGTCCTCTGTCAAGTAAACATCTAAAGTGCACAGTAGATCCCATCCAAACGCCGATGCGCAGATATATTGGCAACATAATCTTGATGACTCTGACTTTTCCCAGTCTCCTCCGAGCGAAGCAAGATTTATTCTTCAGCAACTTTTTCTGTCGTGGCTGGGTCTTCAGTAATCTGGTCCTCTTCAATctcagtcttcttctcgatctctttttccttctccgGAAGCTGTGCCGACACTTCAGTAGTCTGGTTGTCTGTCTTGTTCTCGTTCGGGGGCTCATCAAGAGCGAGTTCGCCACGGAGTTCAGGCAGGAATCGATCTATGCGCTTCCAGGTCTCTGACCAAAGTTCCTCCTTCGACGGATCTATGTGGGGTGACACAAGATACTTACTACTGGCCATAAACAGCAGCACATTCTTGAGGTTCTCACGGACAGCCTCCTCCTACTATTTGTCAGTGCCTGTATCATTGCAAAGCTGGGTAGGTTAACTCACAAGACTGTCACCCTGGCCACTGTTCATAAGACGATCCATAATCTCAATGATCTTGATCCAGAGATCCAGCATTCCGTCCCATTCTGAGAGGAGTACCATATACTGAAGAAAGACTTTGCAAAGAAGAGAGGCAGACTGGACTCTCATCTCGCTCATTCCATCTCGATCGGACAGAAAGACCTCAGGCTTGAGCAGCTGAATGATTAATGGAAAGAGAACCTTGCCAAAAATAGCAGTCCACTCTTTAGGGTCACTGCAGGTCAACTCTGGGGACAGAAGAGATCGTTGAAGAGCGGAGAAGGCAAGTTGTCGGACATCTCTGCATGGGTTTGCACACTGAGTGGTTAAAGCCTGGAAAATTGGCAGCCAATATGCAGACCAGGCTGTGGATTTGTCAACATGGCAATTGGAATAATAGTGTTTGAAGGATGACACACCTTCACTGCTCTCAAGCTGAGACTGTTGCATGAGATGTGGGATCCGATCCGTCAAATTATAAAGCATGTTGACAGCCTTGGAGCCTCGGCTAACTGCTTCCGCATTGCTGGGATCATATCAGTGTTATGTTCAAAGCTTGGGGTTTGTAAAGTTTTACCCTTTTTTGTCTTGCTTGGAGGGGGCTGGCCTTTGGGGTCTAGGGCTTCGGGTCTGCATATTAGGTTGCCGAGGGGTGGCAGCGGAGGCAAAGTCGTTCAGAAGGGATATTGCTGCCTCGTAGTTATCTGCCATAATAGCTGGAGGGGTTCCAGCAGTTCCCTTCTCCAAAATTTCGAACACAAGTGCTGCTGATTCCGGACGTTGAGCCAAGGCTCGCAGTATTGCCCAAAAGTCAGGGGATGTCATCATTTCTCGTTTCAACGGGCCAGACTCCTCGATGCAAAGCGAAAGGCCCTGCAACACAAGATCCGAATTCTTCCCCAAAGCCTCTTGTGGCAAAGTCGAGATCGTGTGAAGCAGAAATGGAACATTGACAAAGTCATgatccttatataattagcttCAAGTTCAAAAGCGTTTGCTAGAAAACTTACATAGCTGATATTGAGTAGCTTGAGAGCATAGAAAGACGCCCGGGAAACTGTAATGGCATGGTATCGGGCTGGATCGCGAAGAACCCCTTGTAGCGTGTCGAAGACAACTTTACCCATGCTCTCGATGGATTCTGCATCCCGTGACGCCAAGAGTGTACAGAACTCTAGGATAGACGCAACACTTGGATCGTACTCCAAATGCCCCGGCGGTCGAACGTGACCATTCGTGGGAGACGTAGGCAAACTTTCATGCTTGACACTAATTACGGTGGTGTTAGAATCCTCGGGGAGTTGATCAACAAGTGTTTCGACGATGACTTTAGCGACAGATGGGCTCAGGTTACTTTCAGATAATTAGCTTGATCCTGACTATACACACGTACAACTTACGCAATATTTTCAAACACCGCAGTCATCTTGCATGACTTGATACAATCGATGGTACAAAGTGTGCTTTCCAGCTCCTCATCGGATGGTTCAGGGGGGTCGTCGGCAGCATAACTAGAAATGTATGATGTGAAGGCCGAAAAGAAACCAGTGTCCGCATTCCTCGCTACTCGATCGATGACTTGTGATGGTGTTTGCAGTGGAATGGGGGGCAGCGGTAGGCCTGGCAGATTGCTTGGGGAAAATGGCGAAATGAGCGAGTTGGTAAATAGATTGAGCCATATGCGAATCATCTGTCAATGTGAGCATCCATCCAACTGAAAAGACTTGATTACTCACATATTTCCAACTCCTGTGTATAAGGTTTTCACTTCCAGTAACGACACGGAACAACACAAGAGTCGCAAGTTGGGCCCTGAAATCCCTACCGAGCTTAACAGCGAGTTCGCTTACCATGACGCTACCATCCCCTGCCTGAACTTCAGTGTTCAGGGAAGTGTTGAACTGTGTTTCGGTTGCCAACGTCGACATGTGGCTCAGACAATAAACAATCTGATCAAGAGCTTCCGAGTTCTGATATTTGGTGGCAATGCGAGCGCATTCATCGAAACCAGTGACGATTCGAGCGAACACGGCATCATCTGTGGCGGACATGAATACATAGGACAGCGTAGAAACGATAGGTTTCCAGGTCGTTGCAAACATATCAGCATCATAAATGTTTGTATCGCATATTACAAGGTTACCTGCTGACTCTGTCTTGAGAAGCAGTTCTCTCCATGCATAGTCAAAGGCATGCTTGTTATCATGTTCATCGGGCAGGATGATTTCGTTGGACTTGATGGACTGGTAGATAGTCTGCAGATACTCAGGAGCAAAGTTTTGGCCGTTGTTGGTTCCCCTGAGGTTTCTTGCGAAATCCTCCAACGTCATGCGTTTCTTGGCGTCCAGGTTGGGGTTATGTTGATCAGTATTCAACAAGATGATGGCATACGTCAAGATGTACACTGCATCCTTGTCTGCGACTTCGCCAGTAGTATCGTGGGAGCAAAATTTCTCAGAGAAAGCTTCCACGATCGTAGCAATCAAGGGCGCCTCTCCGGGGAGTCGGAATGACTCCAAGAATTGTCTAAGTGCCTCGTCAACTCGCTTACCAGAAAAGTCGAAAAGGTCCAAGAAAGCTCCAAGAATTTCTTCATTGCCTCTCTTAGATATGAAGTCGCCAAGGACCTTCTTATTGACCCGTGAAGTGCCTTTGAGAAACTTAGCGACAGCAACAGGATCTGTGGCGTCCTTAATGATGCCCTGTGCTTCCAGATAGCCCAGACCCTCCTTCGGCTTCTCGTTGAACTTGCTTGCTCCCTTGACAATaattttcttctttcgcCGTTGCTCCCTTAATGTCACAGGGTCAGGAAAGTCTTCATAAACAGgatcttgatcaagtctTTCGGCAATAAACTGGATATATCGGAGCAGAGCATCAAGACAGAGCGGAGGGACGCTTGTGGTGCTCCAGGTTGCAGAATCAGGGAGAGCATTTCTGGAAAGAAGACCAATCATGTCTTCACAGAGATCTGCCCGGTCAACATCGCAATCGTAATTAATGAAGAGCTCCGCCATGAATGTCGGCATGCGCGACAAGACCCCAACACTTTCTACCATAGCTTGGCGTGCATCTGGCTTCCGGGATCCACCCTCCAGGCCAAGTTTTTGACGGTCCTTGACAGGGACTGGGGTCGATCGGCCACTGCTGGGCTGTGATGATTGTGAAGGTTTGACTAGTTTGGGTGTCTGTGGGATGCCAGCATAGAGAGAGGGGTCGATACCGGGCTCGCGGGGTATCTCAACCTTTGGGTGTAAACAAGCTACCAGGTAAGATAGGAACAGCTCCTGTTGCAGCTTAAGTACTCCACGACAAGTGGCCAACAGCGTACCGGCAACAACTAGCGACTCCTCGAGAATTGCCATGTTGTCAGACCTTACCAGCTGAAACAGATAACAGCACAATCGGTCCTCCGCGATGCCTGCCAAGGCAGGATGTCGAGAGATAAAGGGTCCAGCAACCTCAAGGGCGACGTGAATAATTCGTAATGCCATAACCCGCATTGTATCGGTGTGCTGTCGATCTTGGGGGTCCAGGAAGTTCACCAATACCCGGAATAACTCACGAACGGAAGGGAGGGAGTAAGGCCTAAGATCCACAGACTCCGTCTCCTCTGTCACGTCGCTTGTAGTTGCCAGTGCCGTTTCAGAGGTGGCCGTGGTGTCCCTGCTGCTGCGTTCGGGGTCTGGGGTAGGTATTCCAGGTACCTCCAGGCTCTCAGGTTCGGCAGACAGTCCTCCTGCTTCAGGAGCGGGGTTTTCCATTCTGACACTATCGCGATCGTCATCAACTTGCTGATCCAAGGCGTTTGCGTCATCGCCAGCTTCAACCTCGAGGTGTTTCACGTCTTCGAATATGATTTGGCACATCCTCACCATAGAGGCTTCAGCAGTACGGCGCAAAACGGGGGAGAAACGAGGCTGTGAGCATATCGCAAGGCCGCGACCCATCATGTCGCAAACGCTCTCGTCGCTCAGAATATCTCCACCCGGACCAGACATCATATCCTCCATCAGATTCAGAATCATGAGAAGAACAACCTCGACTTGGCCTGAATCACTGATATCGAACTGACAATGTGTAACGGCACTGGACAGAGATTGCATAGCTAATGCAAACCGTGGTGACTCGGGGCAGATGAAACCATAAGCCAGAAACTTCCTTAAAGCACCTAGGGCCAAGATGGTGATCGGGGCGGCGGTACCCTTGGTTTGTATAACGTGGAGGAACGGGGCGAGGATCGCAGGGGCGTCGAATGACCGGATATCTAGAAGGGAAATGTCAGCCATCATGGGTGAAGAAAGGAGTAATAGCGACTAGTTGGCCAGCCATACCTTTAACACCGGCAAGCTCATGCCTTAGTTTCCCAAAGCCAGCAATCATGGGGTTATCTTGCATGCTCTTTCCCCTCTGCCCACGAAGACCCCAGCGGTTAGTAAGGCCATCATGGGAAGCATCACCGCTGATACTCGCCGCGGGGCTCTTGCTTCGTCCACGTGGTGAAGGACTGGGAGGTCCAAGCTGTACGGGATTCGGGCTTCCACCAAGAATAGCGGAAACGGATGAATGTGGAGAGCGAGCATGCTTCTGGATAGCGGAAGTTATGGAGATGCATTCCGAAATGACAAGCGACACGGGGTCAACTGCGACGGACACAGGTCGGCTTCGATACTGCATCCGTACAGGGAGCGCGCGGTTCTCGAAACTCGAAACTCCCGATGGCCTAGGACTCTCCATAGTCAGAGACGGTTGTTCATCGCGACTCATGATATTGCAGGCTCGTAAtcgttggtgatggtttGCGACTTGGTGATTGACCCAAATTCGGGGGTGACTGAAGAAGGTCCGAAATATCGTAGAAACCCGATGCTACGCTTGCTGGTCAATCGAACACAAAGCGAAAGGAAGACTCTTCGGAGGAAGCACCACGTCTCCAGCGAAACGAAAAGGGGAATCGTTTGTGGCCGAGTTTGCTCGAGAGAGTTCCGAGGTTGGATGATAAAGACAAAGTCGCAACGTAGCGTACCTACGGCTAAGATACCTTAGGTAGCTAAGGCAAGGTACCACTTAACTTTATGCCAAGATCTTAGAAGCTGCGCGCTGTCCTTCTCCAGGTGTCGCCCCATGCCTACGCTGATTGGCCAGCTGCCACCATCTGTCCTGGCCCCTTGAAAGACATGCACGGCTGGAGGCTGGATGAAAAAAATTTGGAATTAATATTGAAAATAGCAAAATATTCAGCCCGATTTCGTTCATCACATTATCAATTCGACTCGCAACAAAAAATGGCAGGAAGACCGGTCTTGCCTTTAAGCCTGAGCTTGATCCCAAACTCCCACTGACTCCCTCCCTGCCTAATCTGTATAGGTACAGTTCCACCTCGGGCAGTATGAGAAAAGGGGCTCATTTATTTGCAAACTTCCATGTCTATAAAGATACGACAATTGAAGGATTGCATGAATGCATCAAGAATTTACGAGAATGCTAACACATTCCTTAGAAATAAACGTTCCGGGAAGCTCTACTTACATGAGGCCCTATCCTgtataaaaaataaaaataaaactaaacCAAAGTCAGTATGCTTTATTTTTTCTTCATGTTTGTCCACAACAGTATAGTAATCATTAAAGCGTATGATTTTTTGTCTTCTTTGATATTGATAACGAGTAGCCCTTCCCAACCAAACGCCAATGACATGCCAAAGGGGATCTACCAATGGTCACACCTTTTAACTGTCTGTCGTTCTCCGCCTAAGCGTACAAACTCACAACCAACGACTCCGATGACATCCATTCTATTATACAGCAAGTAGATATCGTATGCGATCAAGGAAACAAGACCAGAGAAGATATTAACGGAAACTCTTTAAGCAGCTGCATTACCGACTTGCTGAGCGGCCCCTGGGTTGGCTTTGGGCGCATCTTGTGCACCAACAGCAGCTCGTTTGTCTCCCTCTTGAACAGCTTTgccttcttgtcttgctgcGTTACCCTCCCGCTTGACCACTTGCGCTTTGATGTCGCCTTGAGCGGCATTACCTGAGCCCGCCTTGGCTTGGTTGCCAGAGCCAGGTTGTTGATTATGGGGCTGGNNNNNNNNNNNNNNNNNNNNNNNNNNNNNNNNNNNNNNNNNNNNNNNNNNNNNNNNNNNNNNNNNNNNNNNNNNNNNNNNNNNNNNNNNNNNNNNNNNNNNNNNNNNNNNNNNNNNNNNNNNNNNNNNNNNNNNNNNNNNNNNNNNNNNNNNNNNNNNNNNNNNNNNNNNNNNNNNNNNNNNNNNNNNNNNNNNNNNNNNNNNNNNNNNNNNNNNNNNNNNNNNNNNNNNNNNNNNNNNNNNNNNNNNNNNNNNNNNNNNNNNNGTTTACTATAGCAGAGGGAACAATCACCTCCATATGGCGGATATCATCCACACTAGGCTCATACAAATGCCAGATGGTATAATGAGGTAGACCAATGACTGAGTACCCCATTCTCTTGGACATCTGTTTTATACATGTTAATGATGGCCGTTTTGGTAGGGTATCTGATTTCTTACCTTGCCGAAACCTTCTGTTTCGGCGTGCTTCTCGAAACTGAAGGCTGGAAAGTGAACACCGGATCGGAAGACTTTGGCTTTTGCCAGGATACTGACACCCCCAACACCATCAATTTCCATTTCCATGTCGGGATCACCAAAAGGATCACGGAGGTACGCTAAATGAGGGCGCCAAGTGGCATATTCGGCATAACCTTCAACAATGACAGCATCCTCATCAAGTGTGTCGGCGAGGGCCAAAGCTGTCTCAGACTCCTGCCATGAGTTCAAATCGTAGGGCTGTTCACCGCCAAGCCAGTCAGGCAACGGTCGCCAAACATCTGGACAGAAGTTAGAAACTGGGGTTCATCTCCAGACATTTTTACTTCAGGTAAACCTACTGGGAACGATGACGTCCTTGTTATGGCGCATGAGATCCTCCAAAATGGTGAAAGGTGCCGTTTCAACATCTACGTCGCGCCAATAAACCCAGGAGTGGTACGGCCGCAGAGCTGCGCTCAGAAGCCAATTTCGGGCTTGCGCCATCAGCTTTCGTCGGCTTGCCTGAGCAGCGAATCCGTGACGACTTTCAACATCCTGGTTGACCTTCTGCCCGAAGTCTTTCTCAATGATTGAGATCTCCCCGTATGGTTGCTTAGGATCCTGGTCGGCTTGGATGGCCTCCAAACTCTCAGAAAGAACCTTTAGAGTATTGTCTTTGGAATCGGACACGAGAAAGGCAAGGTCGATCAAGTGGTGCGGATATGTGAGATTGCGCATATGAGAAAAGAACATTCCCAAGTGCGCTTCGGCATCACGAAGTGGTACACATAACAGAATGCGCTCTTCGCGTTCCCAGCCACGAGCAGTGCCCTGGACGGTGGTCAAGTCGTAGTATCGAACTGTCTCAAGCTCTGGTGCACCACCAGCAGAAAGGAGCCCGAAAGACACCAGCGAAGCCACGGGGCTGGAAGGCCAAAGCCAGAGACTAAAAACGAACAGTATCGCCGCTAAAATGCATAGGCGGACGAGAAGCTTATTGCGACGCCGTTGGGCAGGCGTCAAAGTGCGCGGCTGGAACCTAGTTGAGACGCCTTGTCAGCTAATTGCCATAAGTCTTTGCGACGCCAGTAGTGTACGGGTCATGAGTCGATGTTTTCAGGAGAGGAAATCGTACTTGTGGGGGGAGATGTCAAAAGTATTGCCACGAGGATAGCCATTCGAAAAGGCGGCGGCATGATGCCGGGGCATCATCTTTGAGTTGGAGCCTGGCAAGTCATAGGATGGCATTGACAGCTTTTGCGCAGAGACGCTCTGCGGCGCGTCGATCGAGAGTGATGGATAGCAGAAACTGCTTCGAAGAAACTGGTGGGCGAAGGGACCGGAAGGTCTCGAGAGCGATCGAATAGGTTGCGCTTTGAAGGTTGATAGGGGATATGAGGCTAAGTTCAGGGTCCAAATAGTGCTGCTGGCTTTAACGTCTGCATCAAGCGCCCGATCCCTGTCGTCCCCAATATGGTTTGTTGACGGCTTTGGTCGCTTTCAACTGTATCGTATCGTTTCTCGTAGGCGTCGTCGCAATAAATAGATATGTGCTGTGATGCGTGGTGCAAGGGCAAGGTGGCTCCAATGCCGACCAAGATACTTTAGCA
This genomic window contains:
- a CDS encoding mannan polymerase II complex ANP1 subunit (At least one base has a quality score < 10), which gives rise to MPSYDLPGSNSKMMPRHHAAAFSNGYPRGNTFDISPHKFQPRTLTPAQRRRNKLLVRLCILAAILFVFSLWLWPSSPVASLVSFGLLSAGGAPELETVRYYDLTTVQGTARGWEREERILLCVPLRDAEAHLGMFFSHMRNLTYPHHLIDLAFLVSDSKDNTLKVLSESLEAIQADQDPKQPYGEISIIEKDFGQKVNQDVESRHGFAAQASRRKLMAQARNWLLSAALRPYHSWVYWRDVDVETAPFTILEDLMRHNKDVIVPNVWRPLPDWLGGEQPYDLNSWQESETALALADTLDEDAVIVEGYAEYATWRPHLAYLRDPFGDPDMEMEIDGVGGVSILAKAKVFRSGVHFPAFSFEKHAETEGFGKMSKRMGYSVIGLPHYTIWHLYEPSVDDIRHMEVIVPSAIPHNQQPGSGNQAKAGSGNAAQGDIKAQVVKREGNAARQEGKAVQEGDKRAAVGAQDAPKANPGAAQQVGNAAA